The Polaromonas sp. SP1 DNA window TGACGCTGGCGGCGCTGAGCCGGCAGTCTTTCGACGCGATGATGCTTGAGGAAAAACTCGATTGCGATTTCTCGGCCACCGGCAAGCTGGTGCTGTATTCGGACGAAGCAGCGTTTGCCGGCGCGCAACGCCAGATGCTGCTGCAGCGCGAACTGGGCAGCACCCAGGAGGCGGTTGACGCGGATCGCTGCGTGGAGATCGAGCCCGCATTAAAAAGCCGCCACGGCCAGATCGCCGGCGCGATCTACACGCCCGGCGAATGCGCCGCCGATTGCCAGAAAACCTGCGACGGCTTGATGGAGGTACTGCGCCGCCGTGGCGTGCGTTTTTTGCTGGGCACGCAGGTCGACCAGCTGGTGCTGCGCGGCAAATCCATCGCGGCGGTGGCCACGCAGCAAGGCCACATCGAAGCCGACCGCTTTGTGATGGCGCTGGGCGCTGAGTCAGCCCGCATGGCCGGCACCGTGGGCGTGCACCTGCCGGTGTACCCGCTCAAGGGATACAGCATCACGGTGGACGTCGCGCCCGAGCCGGACGCCGCCCCGACAGTCAGCGTGACCGACAGCGCGCGCAAGGTGGTGTTTGCCCGCATCGGCTCGCGCATGCGGGTCGCCGGCATGGCGGAGCTCTCGGGCTACGACAGCACCGTCGACCCGGCGCAGATTGCGTCGCTCAAAGCATCAACGCAAACGCTCTTTCCGGCCTCCAGCACGTTTGACAGCCTCAGCCCCTGGGCCGGCATGCGCCCGGCCACGCCGACCGGCCTGCCGGTGATTGGCTTGCATGCGAAGGGCCCGCACAACCTGCTGTTCAACACCGGCCACGGGGCGCTCGGGTTCACGCTGGCTTTCGGCTCGGCCCAGCGCATCAGCCGCATGATGGCCCGCTGATTTCCCCTCCCCCTTCTCGGCTCACTTCGTGTAGCCGGATCCCCCCGCAGGGGGCAACAGCAGCGGCCCGGCAAAGCCGGTTCCGCGCTGTTGTATTGAGTTACCCCCTTCTCGGCTCACTTCGTGTAGCCGGATCCCCCGCAGGGGCAACAGCAGCGGCCCGGCAAAGCCGGTTCCGCGCTGTTACTTGCGAAGAGAGAAGCAGGCCACGCCTGGAGTTTCAGGCGCGTTGCGTCAGCGCCTGCTGGAAGCAGCGCACAAAAGCCCTGACCACCACCGAGCCCGGCTTGCCCGCAGGCAGCAAGGCCTTGATGGGCACGGGGATCAGCGGCTCCAGCTCCAGCACATCGACCCGGCTCGGGTCGGCCGAGGCGGCGGTGCAGGTGTCGATCACCGCCACACCGAGGCCGTGGTGCGCAAGCGCGAGCGCCGAGTGATAGGTCTGCACGGTGATGTGAAACTCCAGCCCCACACCGGCTTCGCGGCAAGCCTGGTTGAGGCTGCGGCCCACCGGGTCGAGCACGTCGAGCCCGACCACCGGGACTTTGGTGAGGTCTGCCAATGCCACGTTGCCGCGCTTGACCAGGCGCGCAGGCAGCATGCCCTTGGGCGCCACACACACCATGCGGCCGTCGGCCAGGTGTTCCTGCGCCAGTGCTGAATGCGCCACGGGGCTGAAGAGGAAGCCGACGTCGGCCTCCTGCAAAGCCAGCGCCGAGACGATTTGCGGCGAATGCAGCGCCTGCAAGGTGATGGCCACGTCGGCATGCTTGACGCGAAAGAGCTTGATGGCGTGCGGCAAGATTTCATAGCTCAACGCCAGCACCGTGAGGATGCGCAACTCTTTGGCGCTTTCACCGGTCTTGAGGTTGGCGGCCAGGCGCTGCACTTCGTCGAGTTGCGCAAACAGCCGTTCGATATGCGGGTACAGCGTCAGGGCTTCAGAGGTCGGCGTGAGCCGGCCTTTGGTGCGCTGGAAAAGGGCAAAGCCCAGTTGCAGTTCAGCGTGCTGCAGGATGCGGCTGACGGCCGGCTGGGTGACATTGATCAACCGGGCCGCCCCGCTCACGCTGCCGGTCAGCATGACGGCGTTGAAAACTTCAATGTGGCGCAGGCGCATGGCAGGTTCCGGTGGGCGTTCGTACTGGAAGGGCTAGAGCAATTATCGTGCGCGGTGCTGGGGTGTCAGGACACTGGCGCGCCGGGCGCCGTTGAAGCCAGCAACCAGTCGCGAAAAACATTCATCGCCAGGGTCGTTCGTTTTGACTTCAAGCGGGTGAGCCAGTAGCTGCCGTTTTCAATCTCAATCGCGAATGGCCTGACCAGACGGCCGGCCCGCAGTTCACGCGCGAACAGGTTCACCGGCAGCAGCGCCACGCCCGCGCCCTGTACCGCCGCTTCCGCCATCGTCAATGACGAATCAAACACGGTGCCCCTGACAACGGGAGAATCCACACCCGCTGCGGCAAACCAGTTGACCCATTCATCCGACCGATAAGAGCGCAGCAGCAGCTCACCCGCCAGGTCCGCAGGCTCACGCAAACGGGATGCGATGGCCGGTGCGCACACCGGCGACAGCGGCGCGGCAAACAGCGGCTCGGCTTCGGTGCCGTGCCAGGCGCCGTCACCAAAACGGATGGCGTAGTCCAGGCCCTCGCCCGCCAGATCAACGCGGTTGTTGTTGGTAAAGAGCCGGAAATCCACAAACGGATGCGCCTCCTGAAACTGCGCCAGGCGCGGGATCAGCCAGCCCACGGCGAACGTGCCGACCGCGCCCACCGTCAACACTTCACGAAAGCGGCCGTCGCGGAACTGTTCGATCAGGGCGCCAATGCGGCCAAACGATTCAGCCAGGGCAGGCAACAAGGCCAAACCTTCATCCGTCAAGGCCAAGCCGCGCGGCAGCCGCCGAAACAGCGGCACGCCCATGCGCTCTTCAAGATTTTTGACATGCTGGCTGATCGCGGTCTGCGTCACGTTGAGCTCGTCGGCGGCGCGCGTGAAGCTCAGGTGCCGGGCGGACACCTCAAAAGCGCGCAGGGCATTCAGGGGAAGGTGCATGGTCGTTAGCCCAAGATTTACTTATGAGTCACCCTGATTATTGCCGTTTGTGGGCTTGGCAGGTTTTCCTTATCGTTCCCGGACTGCGTCAATTAATTTCACCCATCACCAAGGAGAATCAATGCAAAGAAGGCAATTTACAGGTGCACTCGGAGCCATCATGGCCGGCGCCGGGGTTTCGGCCTATGCCCAGAAATCATTGGGCACCGGCGCAGTCACCGCACGCCTGCAAGCCATTGAACGCGAAAGCGGCGGCAGATTGGGCGTCAGCATTCTCGAGACCGGCAACGGCGCCCGCTGGGGCTATCGCGCCGGCGAGCGCTTCCCCATGTGCAGCACCTTCAAGCTGCTGGCCGCCGCACTCATACTGCATCGCGTAGACAAGGGCCAGGAACAGCTGGACCGCAAAATCATCGTCAAGCCAAGCGACATCATCACCCACTCGCCCACCACGAAGCAGTACGTCGGCACACAGGGCATCACCATCGCGCAACTGTGCGAAGCCACCGTCACCCTCAGCGACAACGCGGCAGGCAACCTGCTGCTGGAAAGCTTCGGCGGCCCCGCGGGCCTCACGGCCTATACCCGCTCCCTCGGCGACACCATGACCCGCCTGGACCGCAACGAACCCAGCCTCAACGAAGCCACAGCCGGCGACAAACGAGACACCACAACGCCCGACGCGATGGTGAGCACCATCCAGAAGATCGTTCTAGGCACAGCCCTGTCCGAAGCATCACGCAAACAGATGACGCAATGGCTGCTAGACAACAAAACCGGCGACACCCGCCTGCGCGCCCTGCTGCGGCCCGGCTGGCGCGTAGGCGACAAAACAGGCACGGGAGGCCACGGCTCCACCAACGACGTCGGCATCCTCTGGCCGCCTGGCCGCGCGCCCGTCGTGGTGGCGGCGTATCTCACCGGGACCAGCCGGCCGATTGCGCAGCGTGAGGCGACTTTGGCGAAGGTGGGTGAGCTTGCGGCGTCTTTGGTTGCTTGAGCCTGAAGAGCCGGGTCACATTCCATCTGACGCAAGAAAGCCGCCCAAAGGCGGCTTTCTATGCTGGCGAAGTGTGAGGCAGTCGATTTATAGAATCGTTGTTGAATGCCGTCGAAATCTGACCCGGTTAGAGCAGTAATTTCCATCGAAACCTGACCCACGTAGGCACTACTCTGCTTGTTTTAAAAGCAGAGGGAAATTAGGAGTGATAGACGTGGCGACATTGAATGTCATCAGGCGGTGGGCATTGAGAGATCAGTTGTCCATCCGCGAGATTGCAAGGCGTACAGGCCTGGCTCGCAACACAGTAAAGAAGTACCTTCGGTCCGATGAGGCTGAGCCCAGGTACGCAAGGCGGGTCAGCTCAAGCAAGCTCGATCCCTACGCTGAGAAGCTGGCCACCTGGCTGGGAATCGAGGCAACAAAATCGCGGAAACAGCGGCGCACTTTGAGGCAGATCCACACAGACTCAGCCCAAAAAGGAGAAGATCAAGAACTTATCCACACCGTGAGCACTCTCTGCTCACAAAGAGTGTGGGTCAAGATTTGATGGAAAGATCGGGTCAGGCTTCAGCGGAACTCAACAGAGTCAGCTGTTGATCGCTTGGTGAACCTAGCCCGCTCCGCGCAGACGAAATAGACGGTTCCCTGCAGAGCCTTCTAGGACATAAAAAAACCGACTCCTCCTTGCGGAGAGAGTCGGTAGTCTTGGCGGAAACGGAGGGATTCGAACCCTCGATGAGGCTCTACACCCCATACTCCCTTAGCAGGGGAGCACCTTCGGCCACTCGGTCACGTTTCCAATAAATCGATTATCTCACGACTTGCGGGCCGTTTTCAGACGGTCGGCTGGTCCAGGTCAAAAGCCTTGTGCAGGGCGCGTACGGCGAGTTCCATGTACTTTTCGTCGATGACGACGGAGGTCTTGATTTCGCTGGTGGAAATCATCTGGATGTTGATACCCTCTTCGCTCAGGACGCGGAACATCTTGCTGGCGATGCCCACGTGGCTGCGCATGCCGATGCCGACGATGCTGACCTTGCAGATCTTGGCGTCGCCGGTGACTTCCTGCGCGCCCAGCTTGGGCAGGACCTGGGTTTTGAGCAGGTCGACGGCCTTGGAGTAGTCGTTGCGGTGAACGGTGAAGCTGAAGTCGGTTTTGCCGTCTTTGCTGATGTTCTGGATGATCACATCGACTTCGATGTTGGCGTCGGCCACGGCACCCAGGATCTGGTACGCAATGCCGGGGGTGTCGGGCACGCCGAGCACGGAGATTTTGGCTTCATCGCGGTTAAATGCGATGCCCGATACGATGGCTTGTTCCATGTTTTCGTCTTCCTCAAAACTGATCAAAGTGCCTGACTTGGCTTCTTCGTTGATGTCGATGTCCCATTCGGTGAAGCTGGACAGCACGCGCAGCGGCACCTTGTATTTGCCGGCAAATTCGACCGAGCGGATCTGCAGCACCTTGGAGCCCATGGAGGCCATCTCCAGCATCTCTTCGAAGCTCACGGTGTGCAGGCGGCGCGCCTCGGGCACGACGCGCGGGTCGGTGGTGTAGACGCCGTCGACGTCGGTGTAGATTAGGCATTCATGCGCCTTGAGCGCAGCCGCCACGGCCACGGCCGAAGTATCGGAGCCGCCGCGGCCCAGCGTGGTGACGTTGCCGCCATCGTCTACGCCCTGGAAGCCGGTGATGATGACGACCTTGCCGGCGTTCAAATCGCCGCGCACGCGCTCGTCGTCGATCGACTCAATGCGGGCCTTGGTGTAGGCGTTGTTGGTCTTGATGGTGACTTGCCAGCCGGCGTAGCTCACGGCCTGCATGCCTTCGGCTTGCAGCGCAATCGCCAGTAATGCGCTGGAGGCCTGCTCGCCGGTGGCGGCCAGGGCGTCCAGCTCGCGGCTGTAGGCGTCGCCCGGTTTGGTGGGGGCCAGCTCTTTGGCCAGTCCCAGCAAACGGTTGGTTTCGCCACTCATGGCGCTGGGAACGACGACCATCTGGTGGCCGGCGCGCGCCCACTTGGCCACGCGTTTGGCCACGTTGCGGATGCGCTCGGTGGAGCCCATCGACGTGCCGCCGTATTTATGAACGATCAATGCCATTGCAGGATGTCAATCAGGAAGTTGGTTTGAGGCCCGGGCGCCTGTATGCAGAACGCCCTGATGCGGGTAGCCAAAGCCACCAGCAAAGCCTTCAATTATACCTAGGACTACTACCTAGTTAGGCCGGCTTATCTGCTGCCGCGGTGTACTGCAGCACCGCGCCGTCCCGTGTCACATGCCCGGTCGCCACCTTGAGGTGAATCTGGTGGCCGCGTGTGGTGCAGGCGGCGATTTGCTGCTGCAGTTGCTCCAGCTGCGCCGCGCTGGGCGTGGCCTGTAACTGCAGCAACCAGTGACGCAACACATTGGCTCGCCGTGGCGCCGTCAGTGCTTGCAAGGCCTTGATCACCGGCGGCGAGCCGACCGCCGCGAGATCTTGCTGCGCCACCTCGACCAGCATCGCCTGGGCCTGCGCCGAATGCCGGGCGCTGCGGGCAAAGGTCTCGCGAAACTGCGGGAAAACCTCTTCCAGCGCGGGCAGCAGCCGGGCCCGGATCCGGTTGCGCGTGAAGCGCTCATCGGTGTTGGTCGGGTCTTCCACCCAGGCGATGCCGCGCTCCCGCAGCCATGCGCGCAGCAGCGCCCCGGGCACAGTGAGCAGGGGGCGGTGGTAAGTGATGCCGTCCCGCTCCCAGCGCGCCGGCATGGCAGCCAGCCCCGGCAGCCCGGCGCCGCGTGACAGCGCCAGCAAAATGGTTTCCACCTGGTCATCGGCATGTTGGGCAATTGCTATATCTTTGATAGCAACAAGTCCATGCCCCTCCTTGGCTGCAGCACTAAAAGCCTTGTAACGTGCCTTGCGTGCCGCGTCTTCCGGGCTCTCGCCGGCAGCGTGGCGGGCATCCACACGCTGGATGATCAAGGGCACATTCAACTGTGCGCACAGGGCGGCGCAGTGCCGCTCAAAGTCATCAGCCGCTGCCTGAAGGCCATGGTGGATATGGATTGCGTACACCTGCCCGGGCCATTTTTCGGCGCAGGCCACCAGCAAGGCCACGGAGTCGGCGCCGCCGCTGAGCGCCACGGCCAGCGGCAGGCCGGGTGAAAAAGAACTCAGTGCGTCAGGCAGGCCCGGTTCTTGTGCGGCGCCTTTATGCGCCACGGTGGCCCACCGTGAAGTCATTGCGGCCGGTTTTGTCTTCACCGCGCAGCAGCCACAGCGGCCGCGTCGCAAAACTGACGGCCACGCCGGTCTTGCCGTCGGCCGGCCGCAGGCTGCGGTCAAACAGCGAGGTGCCGGGCATGTAGCGCAGCGCCACGCCGGTGCGGCGGATGCCGGAGGTGTTGGCCTTGGCGCCGTGGATCATGTAGATGTCGTGCAGCGACATCTGCCCGGGCTGCAGCTCCAGGTCGACCGCATCGTTTTCGTCAAAACTGCCGTCGGCCATGCGCTGGTTCAGCGTCAGGTCGGTGCGGTCTTCGTGCAGATGGGGGTGGAGTTGTTTGCCGCTGTGCGATCCGGGGATCACGCGCAGGCAGCCGTTTTCGCGAGTGCTCGGCTCCAGTGCCACCCAGACGGTGCAGTTTGCCAGCGGCCGGATGGGCCAGTAGTGGCCGTCCTGGTGCCACGGCGTTTCATAGCCTTCGCTGGCGGGCTTGCAGAACACGTGGCAGCCCCAGAGGATCACGTCGGGGCCGATGGCCTGGGCCACCAGGTCGACGATGTCGGTATTCATGGCCAGGTCGAAGAAATCGCGGCTGCCGCGCACGCCTTCGTCGTTGCGGCCTTCAATATGGGCGCTGACAAGCTTTTCGGGCCGCACGCCGGGGTTGTCGCGGATCAGGGTATTGAGGGCGTCCTGCATGCGCCGCACCCAGCCGTCGTCCAGCCGGAACTGCGGGATGACATAGCCCTGCTCCCGGTAGTGCCTGATCTCCTGGTCGGACAGGCTGGCCATGGTTTGTTTGGCTTCGGGGCCGGGGGCCTTGTCGCGGGCTTACTTGCCGGCGTCGGCCTTGGTGTCGGTGAAGCGTCCGTAGCTTTGCAGGCGCTCGTAGCGGCGGTCCAGCAGTTCCTTGACCTTCAGGTCGCTGACCTGGCGGAAGGCATCGTTGAGGGCGCGTTTGAGGAAAGCGGCCATCTGCTTGTGGTCGCGGTGGGCGCCGCCCACGGGTTCATTGACGATCTTGTCGATCACGCCCAGGGCCTTGAGCCGGTGCGCGGTGATGCCCAGGGCCTCGGCGGCTTCCTGCGCCTTGTCGGAGGTCTTCCACAAGATGGAAGCGCAGCCTTCAGGGCTGATGACGGAATAGATCGAATACTGCAGCATCACGACCTGGTCGGCCACCGAAATGGCCAGCGCGCCGCCGGAGCCGCCTTCTCCGATGATGGTGGTGATGATGGGCACTTCGAGTTGCGCCATCTCGAAGATGTTGCGGCCGATGGCCTCGGACTGGCCGCGCTCTTCGGCGTCGATGCCGGGGTAGGCGCCGGGCGTGTCGACAAAGGTGAACACCGGCAGCTTGAACTTCTCGGCGGTTTTCATCAGGCGCAAGGCCTTGCGGTAGCCCTCGGGCTTGCTCATGCCGAAGTTGCGCAGGCCGCGTTCCTTGGTGTCGCGGCCCTTCTGGTGGCCCAGCACCATGCAGGCGGTGCCGTTAAAGCGGGCCAGGCCGCCCACGATGGACAGGTCGTCGGCAAAGTGCCGGTCGCCGTGCAGCTCGACAAAATCGGTGAAGATTTCGTTGACGTAGTCCAGGGTGTAGGGGCGTTCCGCGTGGCGGGCGATCTTGGTGATCTGCCAGGGCGTCAGGTCGCTGTAGATGTCTTTGGTGAGTTGCTGGCTCTTTTTGGCCAGCTGGTCGATTTCCTCAGAGATATCAACGGCCGACTCGGTCTGTACGTAGCGCAGTTCTTCAATTTTTCCTTCAAGCTCCGCGATCGGTTGCTCGAAATCGAGGAAGGTCTTCTTCGCCATGTGCTGCTCCTCAGGGCTTCTTCAAAAAGTCAATTCTGCTCGGCGCCCAAAACGGGTAGTGGGTCCAGAGAGCGCCAAATATACCAAGTTGCGACACTGCAGTACGGCGCCCAGGCGGCGGCCACCTCGCGCGCGTCGCTCCGGCTGACGGATTCACCGGAAAAATAGTTCTGGCTGATGCCGCTGATCAGGCCGACGTCGTCCAGCGGCAAGACGTTGGGGCGCATCAGGTAGAAGATCAAAAACATCTCGGCCGTCCAGCGGCCAATGCCGCGAATGGCGACCAGTTCGGCAATGATGGCCTCGTCGTCCATGGCCTGCCAGTCCTTCACGTGGACGGTGCCGGCGTCGAAATGGATCGACAAATCCACCAGGTACTCGACCTTGCGGGCGCTCAGGCCAGCCGCACGCATGTCGTCGACCTTGAGCCTCAGCACATTGGCCGGAGTGACTTTTTTGGGCAGGGCCGAAAACTTTGCCCAGACGCTCTGGGCGGCTTTCACGGAAATCTGCTGGCCGACGATGCTGCGCGCCAGCGTGCTGAAGGCATCGCCCCGGGCCTGCAGGCAGGCGTCGCCAAACTGCGGAATCAGCCGCTTCATGACCCGGTCTTTTTTGACGAGGTGCTTGCAGGCGTCCGCCCAGTACTCCGGCACCGTGGTGGCCGGCTCGGGGACTTCGGCCAGCTCAACGCTGCCGGGACCGCTCTTTACTATCTTTTTCATAGCGATCAGCCCACGCTGCGCTTGGGCTGGAGGCCGAAATGACCAACAAGGCTCACGACTGGGCCTCCCAGGTCGTGCCGGTGGGCGAGTCTTTGAGTACGATGCCTTTGGCCAGCAAATCCTGGCGGATGCGGTCGGCTTCGGCGAA harbors:
- a CDS encoding aspartate kinase yields the protein MALIVHKYGGTSMGSTERIRNVAKRVAKWARAGHQMVVVPSAMSGETNRLLGLAKELAPTKPGDAYSRELDALAATGEQASSALLAIALQAEGMQAVSYAGWQVTIKTNNAYTKARIESIDDERVRGDLNAGKVVIITGFQGVDDGGNVTTLGRGGSDTSAVAVAAALKAHECLIYTDVDGVYTTDPRVVPEARRLHTVSFEEMLEMASMGSKVLQIRSVEFAGKYKVPLRVLSSFTEWDIDINEEAKSGTLISFEEDENMEQAIVSGIAFNRDEAKISVLGVPDTPGIAYQILGAVADANIEVDVIIQNISKDGKTDFSFTVHRNDYSKAVDLLKTQVLPKLGAQEVTGDAKICKVSIVGIGMRSHVGIASKMFRVLSEEGINIQMISTSEIKTSVVIDEKYMELAVRALHKAFDLDQPTV
- the bla gene encoding class A beta-lactamase, whose protein sequence is MQRRQFTGALGAIMAGAGVSAYAQKSLGTGAVTARLQAIERESGGRLGVSILETGNGARWGYRAGERFPMCSTFKLLAAALILHRVDKGQEQLDRKIIVKPSDIITHSPTTKQYVGTQGITIAQLCEATVTLSDNAAGNLLLESFGGPAGLTAYTRSLGDTMTRLDRNEPSLNEATAGDKRDTTTPDAMVSTIQKIVLGTALSEASRKQMTQWLLDNKTGDTRLRALLRPGWRVGDKTGTGGHGSTNDVGILWPPGRAPVVVAAYLTGTSRPIAQREATLAKVGELAASLVA
- a CDS encoding LysR family transcriptional regulator, translating into MHLPLNALRAFEVSARHLSFTRAADELNVTQTAISQHVKNLEERMGVPLFRRLPRGLALTDEGLALLPALAESFGRIGALIEQFRDGRFREVLTVGAVGTFAVGWLIPRLAQFQEAHPFVDFRLFTNNNRVDLAGEGLDYAIRFGDGAWHGTEAEPLFAAPLSPVCAPAIASRLREPADLAGELLLRSYRSDEWVNWFAAAGVDSPVVRGTVFDSSLTMAEAAVQGAGVALLPVNLFARELRAGRLVRPFAIEIENGSYWLTRLKSKRTTLAMNVFRDWLLASTAPGAPVS
- a CDS encoding phytanoyl-CoA dioxygenase family protein, whose protein sequence is MASLSDQEIRHYREQGYVIPQFRLDDGWVRRMQDALNTLIRDNPGVRPEKLVSAHIEGRNDEGVRGSRDFFDLAMNTDIVDLVAQAIGPDVILWGCHVFCKPASEGYETPWHQDGHYWPIRPLANCTVWVALEPSTRENGCLRVIPGSHSGKQLHPHLHEDRTDLTLNQRMADGSFDENDAVDLELQPGQMSLHDIYMIHGAKANTSGIRRTGVALRYMPGTSLFDRSLRPADGKTGVAVSFATRPLWLLRGEDKTGRNDFTVGHRGA
- the tilS gene encoding tRNA lysidine(34) synthetase TilS gives rise to the protein MTSRWATVAHKGAAQEPGLPDALSSFSPGLPLAVALSGGADSVALLVACAEKWPGQVYAIHIHHGLQAAADDFERHCAALCAQLNVPLIIQRVDARHAAGESPEDAARKARYKAFSAAAKEGHGLVAIKDIAIAQHADDQVETILLALSRGAGLPGLAAMPARWERDGITYHRPLLTVPGALLRAWLRERGIAWVEDPTNTDERFTRNRIRARLLPALEEVFPQFRETFARSARHSAQAQAMLVEVAQQDLAAVGSPPVIKALQALTAPRRANVLRHWLLQLQATPSAAQLEQLQQQIAACTTRGHQIHLKVATGHVTRDGAVLQYTAAADKPA
- a CDS encoding DNA-3-methyladenine glycosylase → MKKIVKSGPGSVELAEVPEPATTVPEYWADACKHLVKKDRVMKRLIPQFGDACLQARGDAFSTLARSIVGQQISVKAAQSVWAKFSALPKKVTPANVLRLKVDDMRAAGLSARKVEYLVDLSIHFDAGTVHVKDWQAMDDEAIIAELVAIRGIGRWTAEMFLIFYLMRPNVLPLDDVGLISGISQNYFSGESVSRSDAREVAAAWAPYCSVATWYIWRSLDPLPVLGAEQN
- a CDS encoding D-amino acid dehydrogenase, with the translated sequence MHVCVLGAGIVGLATAYSLHRAGHEVTVVDRATPGSGASGGNGAQLSYSYVQPLADPGIWRQLPKLLLSPSSPLKLRPRLDVHQWLWGARFLAACNSKTSRDTTGYLLTLAALSRQSFDAMMLEEKLDCDFSATGKLVLYSDEAAFAGAQRQMLLQRELGSTQEAVDADRCVEIEPALKSRHGQIAGAIYTPGECAADCQKTCDGLMEVLRRRGVRFLLGTQVDQLVLRGKSIAAVATQQGHIEADRFVMALGAESARMAGTVGVHLPVYPLKGYSITVDVAPEPDAAPTVSVTDSARKVVFARIGSRMRVAGMAELSGYDSTVDPAQIASLKASTQTLFPASSTFDSLSPWAGMRPATPTGLPVIGLHAKGPHNLLFNTGHGALGFTLAFGSAQRISRMMAR
- a CDS encoding acetyl-CoA carboxylase carboxyltransferase subunit alpha, with the translated sequence MAKKTFLDFEQPIAELEGKIEELRYVQTESAVDISEEIDQLAKKSQQLTKDIYSDLTPWQITKIARHAERPYTLDYVNEIFTDFVELHGDRHFADDLSIVGGLARFNGTACMVLGHQKGRDTKERGLRNFGMSKPEGYRKALRLMKTAEKFKLPVFTFVDTPGAYPGIDAEERGQSEAIGRNIFEMAQLEVPIITTIIGEGGSGGALAISVADQVVMLQYSIYSVISPEGCASILWKTSDKAQEAAEALGITAHRLKALGVIDKIVNEPVGGAHRDHKQMAAFLKRALNDAFRQVSDLKVKELLDRRYERLQSYGRFTDTKADAGK
- a CDS encoding LysR family transcriptional regulator codes for the protein MRLRHIEVFNAVMLTGSVSGAARLINVTQPAVSRILQHAELQLGFALFQRTKGRLTPTSEALTLYPHIERLFAQLDEVQRLAANLKTGESAKELRILTVLALSYEILPHAIKLFRVKHADVAITLQALHSPQIVSALALQEADVGFLFSPVAHSALAQEHLADGRMVCVAPKGMLPARLVKRGNVALADLTKVPVVGLDVLDPVGRSLNQACREAGVGLEFHITVQTYHSALALAHHGLGVAVIDTCTAASADPSRVDVLELEPLIPVPIKALLPAGKPGSVVVRAFVRCFQQALTQRA